One genomic segment of Pedobacter endophyticus includes these proteins:
- a CDS encoding thermonuclease family protein translates to MWVGKITVFILLIFFRSVSTAGPDYPELKHKTFEAKVIGITDGDTIEILYRNQPIKIRLAHIDCPEKRGSQPYGNDAKAALSKLCFGQQVQVHAQNYDRYKRLIAVVVNIRKQNVNQEMIKQGMAWHFKKYSKDTVYAQLEVRARRNKIGLWKDAQAVAPWDWRKHIRQAKATHNKQKD, encoded by the coding sequence ATGTGGGTGGGAAAAATAACCGTTTTTATTTTATTAATTTTTTTTAGGTCAGTTTCAACGGCCGGGCCAGATTACCCTGAACTTAAGCACAAAACCTTCGAGGCCAAAGTGATAGGCATTACGGATGGCGACACTATAGAGATTTTGTATCGTAACCAACCCATCAAAATACGATTGGCACATATCGACTGCCCCGAGAAACGCGGATCGCAACCTTATGGCAACGATGCAAAAGCCGCACTTTCAAAACTCTGTTTTGGTCAACAAGTACAAGTACATGCCCAAAATTACGACCGCTACAAAAGATTGATTGCCGTGGTAGTGAACATCAGAAAACAAAACGTTAATCAAGAAATGATTAAGCAAGGTATGGCCTGGCACTTCAAAAAGTACTCAAAAGATACTGTTTATGCACAATTGGAAGTTCGGGCACGCCGCAATAAAATAGGACTCTGGAAAGATGCGCAAGCTGTTGCGCCATGGGATTGGCGAAAACACATTCGACAGGCGAAAGCAACACACAACAAACAGAAAGATTAA
- a CDS encoding helix-turn-helix domain-containing protein: protein MDIENEDLVTSWIKENGNPAIEQLTKVNLETAKKTAALLIEKGLDVVDLAVIVDMHVAEVNKWLDGKHNFSEKTLTQILTTL from the coding sequence ATGGATATCGAAAACGAAGATTTGGTTACAAGCTGGATAAAAGAAAATGGCAATCCGGCAATCGAGCAATTAACAAAAGTAAACCTGGAAACTGCCAAAAAAACTGCCGCACTTTTAATCGAGAAGGGCTTGGATGTTGTAGATTTGGCCGTCATAGTAGACATGCACGTTGCAGAGGTGAACAAATGGTTGGATGGTAAGCACAATTTTAGCGAAAAAACATTAACGCAAATACTGACAACACTTTAA
- a CDS encoding fibronectin type III domain-containing protein → MKSKYIIVAILTALIYTSCKKDNKEYDLDLPPDITSLSVSKGDTSVFLKWNAVPTAHSYLIVRGRKVIAENLKEPQYEDALGPDTLVEYRVYAVNKDNWRSYNYASDSGFVAIPKGVLPRPPLAEASTEDYKYCTLTWSNGRFATAYNIFKNGVLIGDNVQGNTFIDKKASTSLTEYRIYAVNHSGVSLTYTKVMGVKPYYYQATFDSDEVGFEYIPWTFRAKNIAYYTEGGPTVTNTESYAGGKSLKVTNGKIQLLCDWGGVTEKGRYKISVMVKKAQGGFWMVPSFSGAQHISAGSEWTKFEVETPLLNKGGTFSLKIEPYGNGSAFIDNWSIEYVGSE, encoded by the coding sequence ATGAAATCAAAATATATAATTGTCGCAATCTTAACAGCTCTTATTTATACCAGCTGTAAAAAGGATAATAAAGAATATGATTTGGACCTGCCGCCAGACATCACAAGTCTATCAGTTTCTAAAGGAGATACTTCTGTGTTTTTAAAATGGAATGCGGTGCCTACTGCCCACAGTTACTTAATTGTAAGGGGCAGAAAGGTAATCGCTGAAAATCTAAAGGAACCGCAATATGAAGATGCACTCGGTCCCGATACTCTGGTAGAGTATCGTGTTTATGCTGTAAACAAAGATAATTGGCGCTCTTATAACTACGCAAGTGATTCAGGATTTGTGGCGATTCCCAAAGGGGTTTTACCGCGGCCACCATTGGCAGAAGCATCTACCGAAGACTATAAGTACTGTACATTAACATGGAGCAATGGTCGGTTTGCAACCGCTTACAACATTTTTAAAAATGGTGTCTTAATTGGCGATAACGTACAAGGGAATACCTTTATTGACAAGAAAGCTAGTACAAGCCTGACTGAATACCGCATTTATGCTGTTAACCATTCCGGGGTCTCATTAACCTATACTAAGGTAATGGGTGTTAAGCCTTACTATTATCAAGCAACCTTTGATAGCGATGAGGTGGGGTTTGAATATATTCCATGGACTTTCAGGGCTAAAAATATTGCCTATTATACCGAAGGAGGTCCTACAGTTACCAATACAGAAAGTTATGCAGGTGGTAAATCATTAAAAGTCACGAATGGAAAAATTCAATTACTTTGTGATTGGGGTGGAGTAACGGAAAAGGGCAGATACAAGATAAGCGTCATGGTAAAAAAGGCACAGGGTGGTTTTTGGATGGTCCCTAGTTTTAGTGGCGCTCAGCACATTTCTGCCGGTAGTGAATGGACTAAGTTCGAAGTGGAGACACCATTGTTGAATAAGGGAGGTACATTTAGCCTTAAAATAGAACCATATGGCAACGGTTCTGCATTTATTGATAATTGGTCTATCGAATATGTGGGATCAGAATAA
- a CDS encoding RagB/SusD family nutrient uptake outer membrane protein: protein MKTINKKILLLLIAVLGFSCKKALDLTPEDSVSKNVFFSDQNDFDLALTGLYSGLRSTDTKEITGTYGGNLYWEVASDAMFFSFSWHTPWYDISRGNMSPNTSGIGFVWSKGYSSINLANTIIEQLELKKDLLDPKFAKDVLGEAHFIRAICYLRLTSLYGAVPMVDRILTPSESKLSRSSVEEVTRKLIIPDLDIAIQNLTEYPFDMKWGKATKQAAMGMKVRALLYIKDYPGTIKAAEDLMAFANQSFVRFEPDYERIFANDNENNGEILFSIKYVGGGTKQGGTYSTPFGPNHLPGLSLDGINGSWQSSAISADFIDSYYMKDGLPPDQSPLYDADKKWDNRGVRFEKTFYIGGKSIVNGSLFEPWMVGSLEQGAYKTAYPFNINKGYMNEKIKLDWTNEDESDFIVLRYTDVLLMYAEAKTEINQIDNSVYEILNKVRTRAGIASVPTGRSQNQMREIIRQERKFEFAFEGIRYFDIRRWGIAESVINSIKSDELYNLGSKKLFLPSNYLWPVPQAALDANPNLKPNNPGY from the coding sequence ATGAAAACTATAAATAAAAAGATCTTATTACTTCTTATTGCCGTATTGGGCTTTAGTTGTAAAAAAGCACTGGACTTAACACCTGAAGATTCAGTATCGAAAAATGTGTTCTTCAGTGATCAGAACGATTTTGATTTGGCCTTGACCGGGCTTTATTCAGGGCTAAGGAGTACTGACACCAAAGAAATAACTGGTACTTATGGTGGTAACTTATATTGGGAAGTAGCTTCGGACGCCATGTTTTTTAGCTTTTCCTGGCACACACCATGGTATGATATTTCCAGAGGGAACATGAGTCCCAATACATCGGGTATCGGCTTTGTTTGGTCCAAGGGATACAGTTCTATAAATCTGGCAAATACAATCATTGAACAACTCGAACTGAAAAAGGATTTGCTGGATCCGAAATTTGCAAAAGACGTATTGGGAGAAGCACATTTTATTAGGGCAATATGCTACCTAAGACTAACGAGTTTGTACGGAGCTGTGCCGATGGTGGACCGCATTTTAACACCTTCCGAATCTAAGCTGAGCAGAAGTTCGGTGGAAGAGGTGACCAGAAAGTTGATTATTCCGGATCTGGATATTGCCATCCAGAACCTAACAGAATATCCGTTCGATATGAAATGGGGGAAGGCGACTAAACAGGCCGCAATGGGTATGAAAGTAAGAGCCCTGCTCTATATTAAAGATTATCCGGGCACGATAAAAGCTGCGGAAGATTTAATGGCCTTTGCCAATCAATCTTTTGTTCGGTTCGAACCGGATTACGAACGCATTTTTGCGAATGATAATGAAAACAACGGAGAGATTTTATTCAGTATAAAATACGTTGGCGGTGGAACTAAACAAGGTGGTACTTACTCTACTCCCTTTGGTCCGAACCATCTTCCCGGATTGTCGCTTGACGGAATCAATGGAAGCTGGCAGTCATCAGCAATATCTGCAGACTTTATTGACTCATATTATATGAAAGATGGTCTTCCACCAGATCAGTCGCCGCTTTATGATGCAGATAAAAAATGGGATAACAGAGGAGTCCGGTTCGAAAAAACTTTTTATATAGGAGGAAAGAGCATCGTGAATGGTTCTTTGTTTGAACCATGGATGGTTGGGTCACTCGAACAAGGAGCCTACAAAACTGCATATCCGTTTAACATTAATAAAGGGTATATGAATGAGAAGATAAAGCTAGACTGGACAAATGAAGACGAATCAGACTTTATTGTACTTCGTTATACTGACGTACTATTAATGTATGCAGAGGCAAAAACAGAAATTAATCAAATAGATAATTCTGTGTACGAGATTCTAAATAAGGTACGAACAAGAGCAGGTATCGCTTCCGTTCCTACAGGTCGTTCGCAAAACCAGATGCGGGAAATTATCAGGCAGGAGCGTAAATTCGAATTTGCGTTCGAAGGAATAAGGTATTTTGATATTCGTCGATGGGGAATTGCAGAAAGCGTCATCAATTCAATCAAATCGGATGAGTTATATAATCTTGGCAGCAAGAAGCTATTTTTACCTTCCAATTATCTATGGCCTGTTCCGCAGGCGGCACTTGACGCCAACCCAAATCTTAAGCCAAATAATCCCGGATATTAA
- a CDS encoding SusC/RagA family TonB-linked outer membrane protein — translation MKRKLLILFLLLFSVFCEAQERRITGVVKSTDGVTLIGASVLVEGTKVGAITDLNGNFSILVPEKAEKLVISYIGFLPKVQPLLKTTYFEITLVPDSKTLDQVVVVGYGTQKRTNLTGAVGVIDASALENKPITSSSQALAGKIAGVHIAQGSGIAGDDGAQITIRGLGTLNNTSPLILIDGVISNSMDVLNPSDIASISVLKDAASASIYGSQAGNGVILITTKKGTKEGKSVFNYEGSWSTSQITKNSKPKMITDPIVFMTLMNEARVNSGGLPAFSEEVIEQYRTPSYRAAASTDWFDEIVKKGVIQQHDISARGGTQKTQYFMSLGYMDQKAIILDGQYKRLTTRINIESQIASKLKVGVNFGYTYGNQRTPNGSITDFSLLSIMRGTPLNPPHTDDGYLALPDNTTLPFTGQIQSGNPLAEYESNDIREYRNNINGNMFFEFEPIKNLKLFGNFTANTNLDSYNGWFGRPVARNWRYKEIIAAPKSNESLGSLTGFYGYGRLQQQSTRSYRINPYFRAAYKFSLSKHNFSILGGISKESNNFDWISTERGRFESNYVRVFSAGDPSTIQNSSRLTKNAIVSQFGRLNYDFDNKYLFEANIRRDGSSRFGPNYRYGVFPSFSAGWVITSEPFMKKIPAINFLKIRASWGQLGNQALSDDFPYVAKISYKDANYVWGNTVFTGARADSYGNPDLHWETTTMSDIGLNLHLFNSSVQFEFDYFDKKSTGILYNTPLPLETGFSSVFTNLASVRNKGIEGAVSFSKKFNKLTVDVGINASRITNKILSINPDVTGETDRYIKGEKILTRNSPIDAYYLVKWTGRIFQSKEEVDQLPHQFGAAPGDLIFEDFSGPDGKPDGVIDAYDRQILGTQYPSWTYGGNINLRYGSFGLSADFQGIADAYSYGSHEYFYPTFQGSNIAEHWLNRWTPDRPSLTTPRVWVDNGPNTDNFNTYFLMNRSYLRLRNLLVSYELPKKLIEKVSLQNLKVYMSASNLFTWTNYQGFDPERKREANSRGGLPQTMIMKFGLTLTF, via the coding sequence ATGAAAAGAAAACTACTGATTCTATTCCTCCTGTTGTTTAGCGTTTTTTGCGAAGCACAGGAAAGGCGTATTACCGGAGTTGTTAAATCAACAGACGGAGTCACATTAATAGGCGCAAGCGTGCTTGTAGAAGGAACTAAAGTGGGGGCGATAACAGACCTAAACGGCAATTTCAGTATCCTTGTTCCCGAAAAGGCCGAAAAATTAGTAATATCCTATATTGGATTTTTGCCAAAAGTTCAGCCTTTACTTAAAACCACATACTTTGAAATTACCCTGGTTCCCGACTCAAAAACTCTTGATCAGGTGGTTGTAGTAGGATATGGTACTCAGAAGCGGACTAATTTAACCGGCGCTGTCGGGGTTATTGATGCCTCCGCTTTAGAGAATAAGCCCATAACCAGTTCTTCCCAGGCTTTGGCAGGTAAAATTGCCGGGGTACATATTGCTCAGGGATCTGGTATTGCGGGTGACGACGGTGCACAAATTACCATCCGGGGGTTGGGGACACTGAACAATACATCGCCGCTCATTCTAATCGATGGAGTTATCTCTAACAGTATGGATGTACTGAATCCTTCTGATATCGCTTCCATTTCTGTACTAAAAGATGCTGCGTCAGCCTCTATTTACGGCTCTCAGGCCGGAAATGGGGTTATACTGATTACGACGAAAAAGGGCACGAAAGAGGGTAAATCAGTATTCAATTATGAGGGAAGCTGGTCTACTTCGCAGATCACTAAAAATAGTAAACCCAAAATGATTACCGACCCTATTGTTTTTATGACTTTGATGAACGAAGCGAGGGTAAATTCGGGCGGTCTTCCTGCTTTTTCTGAGGAGGTCATCGAGCAATACCGGACCCCATCTTACCGAGCGGCGGCCTCAACCGATTGGTTTGATGAAATCGTAAAAAAAGGCGTCATTCAGCAACACGACATCAGTGCACGGGGAGGTACTCAGAAAACCCAGTATTTTATGTCTTTGGGCTATATGGATCAAAAAGCGATCATTCTGGATGGGCAATACAAAAGGCTAACAACCAGGATTAATATAGAGTCGCAAATTGCAAGCAAGCTAAAAGTAGGGGTGAATTTCGGATACACTTATGGAAATCAGCGCACACCAAATGGTTCGATAACTGATTTTTCTTTGCTCAGCATCATGCGGGGAACACCACTAAATCCTCCTCATACTGACGACGGTTATCTTGCACTCCCCGATAATACCACTTTGCCATTTACTGGCCAGATACAAAGCGGCAACCCGCTTGCTGAATACGAGTCAAATGATATTCGCGAGTACCGAAATAATATTAACGGAAATATGTTTTTTGAATTTGAACCAATAAAGAATTTAAAGTTGTTCGGTAATTTTACAGCCAATACAAATTTAGATTCTTATAACGGTTGGTTTGGAAGGCCTGTAGCAAGAAACTGGAGATATAAGGAGATTATAGCAGCCCCAAAGTCTAATGAATCATTGGGTTCATTAACCGGATTTTATGGTTATGGAAGGCTGCAGCAGCAATCTACCAGATCTTACCGTATAAATCCATATTTTCGGGCGGCTTATAAGTTCAGCCTCTCAAAACACAACTTCAGCATCTTAGGCGGGATAAGTAAAGAGAGTAATAACTTCGATTGGATAAGCACCGAGCGTGGAAGATTTGAATCCAATTATGTCCGCGTATTTTCTGCGGGAGATCCCAGTACTATACAAAATTCAAGTCGGCTAACCAAAAATGCGATTGTTTCTCAATTTGGTCGTTTAAACTATGATTTCGATAACAAGTATTTGTTCGAAGCCAATATTCGCAGAGACGGTTCATCACGGTTTGGTCCTAATTACAGGTATGGTGTGTTTCCGTCATTCTCAGCAGGATGGGTAATTACTAGTGAGCCCTTCATGAAGAAAATTCCTGCAATAAATTTTTTGAAGATCAGAGCCTCGTGGGGGCAGTTGGGTAACCAGGCATTATCCGATGATTTTCCTTACGTAGCCAAAATATCTTATAAGGATGCTAACTATGTTTGGGGAAATACAGTGTTTACCGGTGCCCGTGCAGATAGTTACGGAAACCCTGATTTACACTGGGAAACGACTACAATGAGCGACATTGGTTTGAACCTGCATTTATTCAACTCTTCAGTTCAGTTTGAGTTTGATTATTTTGATAAAAAATCTACGGGCATACTATACAACACGCCTTTACCGCTGGAAACGGGATTTTCATCAGTATTTACTAATCTGGCAAGTGTAAGAAATAAAGGTATTGAAGGTGCTGTAAGTTTCTCCAAGAAATTCAATAAGCTTACAGTCGATGTTGGAATTAATGCCTCTAGAATTACCAATAAAATTCTTTCCATCAATCCTGATGTTACTGGTGAGACAGACAGGTACATAAAAGGAGAAAAAATATTAACAAGAAATTCGCCCATTGACGCTTATTACCTGGTGAAATGGACAGGACGTATATTTCAAAGCAAAGAAGAAGTTGACCAGTTGCCTCATCAATTTGGTGCTGCCCCGGGCGATTTAATATTTGAAGATTTCAGTGGTCCAGACGGAAAACCCGATGGGGTTATAGATGCCTATGACCGCCAGATTTTAGGAACCCAATATCCGAGTTGGACATACGGTGGGAATATAAACTTAAGATACGGAAGTTTTGGCCTATCGGCAGATTTTCAAGGAATCGCAGATGCTTACTCTTATGGTAGCCACGAGTATTTTTATCCTACTTTTCAAGGGTCAAATATTGCTGAGCATTGGCTAAATCGCTGGACTCCTGATCGTCCAAGCTTAACTACCCCTCGTGTATGGGTCGACAATGGTCCCAACACGGACAACTTCAACACCTATTTCCTGATGAACAGGTCGTATCTGCGTCTTAGAAATCTCTTAGTTAGCTATGAATTACCTAAAAAGCTCATTGAGAAGGTTTCATTGCAAAACCTTAAGGTTTATATGAGCGCTTCTAATTTATTCACATGGACTAACTACCAAGGTTTCGATCCGGAGCGTAAAAGGGAGGCAAATTCAAGGGGTGGACTTCCTCAAACGATGATTATGAAATTTGGTCTTACACTTACATTCTAA